The following coding sequences are from one Mycobacterium bourgelatii window:
- the crtI gene encoding phytoene desaturase family protein, whose product MRTVRGRTDHIVVVGAGFSGLAAALHLAGRGREVTVIERENWPGGRAGRRDIDGYRIDTGPTVLTMPDLIDEAFAAVGESTAQRLDLLPVDPAYRAMFADGSAIDVHSDADRMAESVREFAGPEQAAGYRALRDWLDRLYRTEFAAFISANFDSPLSLLTPALGRLTAIGGFRRWETMVKRHISDERLRRVFTFQSLYAGVAPQQALAVYAVIAYMDTVSGVFFPRGGVRALPDALAAAASDAGVQFRYGSSVSGLERDGERVTAVLTENGERITCDAVVLTTELPRTYQLLGRQPRRILPLRAAPSAVVLHLGCRAAAPTDPQIAHHNILFGNAWEQTFTDIIRDGQLMRDPSLLVTRPSAGDPNLAPEGRDLLYVLAPAPNLSSGRIDWSRTTDAYAETMVDTVQARLLPSLRDDLRLLHVDTPDDWARQDMAAGTPFALAHTFAQTGPFRPANLVRGIDNVVLAGSSTVPGVGVPTTLISGRLAADRITGMTNRRATTKAQAIDLKARVP is encoded by the coding sequence ATGCGTACCGTACGAGGACGAACGGACCACATTGTGGTAGTCGGCGCCGGATTTTCGGGGTTGGCCGCCGCGCTGCACCTAGCCGGCCGAGGCCGGGAAGTCACGGTGATCGAGCGGGAGAACTGGCCCGGTGGACGGGCCGGACGACGCGACATCGACGGGTACCGGATAGACACCGGCCCGACGGTGCTCACCATGCCCGACCTCATCGACGAGGCGTTCGCCGCCGTCGGTGAAAGCACCGCGCAGCGTTTGGATTTGCTGCCAGTGGATCCGGCGTACCGGGCGATGTTCGCCGACGGCAGTGCCATCGACGTGCACAGCGATGCCGACCGGATGGCCGAGTCGGTGCGTGAGTTCGCCGGTCCTGAGCAAGCCGCCGGATACCGCGCCCTGCGCGACTGGCTCGACCGCTTGTATCGCACCGAGTTTGCCGCGTTCATCTCCGCCAACTTCGATTCCCCACTGTCGTTGTTGACGCCCGCACTGGGTCGCTTGACGGCGATCGGTGGCTTCCGACGCTGGGAGACGATGGTCAAGCGCCACATCAGCGATGAACGGTTGCGCCGCGTCTTCACCTTCCAGTCGCTCTACGCCGGTGTCGCGCCGCAGCAGGCTTTGGCCGTCTATGCCGTAATCGCTTACATGGACACCGTTTCCGGTGTCTTCTTCCCCCGCGGCGGCGTCCGCGCACTGCCCGATGCGCTGGCCGCGGCCGCGAGCGACGCGGGGGTCCAGTTCCGCTACGGATCCTCGGTCAGTGGGCTCGAACGTGACGGCGAGCGGGTCACCGCGGTCCTCACCGAAAATGGCGAGCGAATCACCTGCGATGCGGTGGTGTTGACCACCGAATTGCCGCGCACCTATCAACTTTTGGGCCGTCAGCCCCGCCGGATCCTGCCGTTGCGCGCGGCCCCGTCGGCGGTGGTTCTGCACCTGGGTTGCCGCGCCGCCGCACCCACCGACCCTCAGATCGCGCACCACAACATCCTTTTCGGCAACGCATGGGAGCAGACGTTCACCGACATCATCCGCGACGGCCAACTCATGCGGGATCCCTCGCTGCTGGTCACCCGTCCGAGCGCCGGTGACCCCAACTTGGCCCCCGAGGGCCGTGACCTGCTCTACGTGTTGGCCCCGGCGCCGAACCTGTCCAGTGGTCGCATCGACTGGTCCCGCACCACCGACGCTTATGCGGAAACGATGGTGGACACCGTCCAGGCGCGGTTGCTGCCCAGCCTGCGTGATGATCTGCGACTGCTGCACGTCGACACCCCGGACGACTGGGCACGCCAAGACATGGCGGCGGGTACACCGTTCGCGTTGGCGCACACGTTCGCCCAGACCGGGCCGTTCCGGCCGGCCAACCTGGTGCGCGGGATCGACAACGTGGTGCTGGCCGGATCCTCGACGGTGCCGGGCGTAGGGGTCCCCACGACGTTGATTTCCGGCCGACTGGCCGCCGACCGGATCACCGGGATGACCAACCGAAGGGCCACTACCAAAGCCCAAGCCATCGACCTGAAAGCCCGAGTGCCATGA
- a CDS encoding polyprenyl synthetase family protein, whose amino-acid sequence MTMQQYGRTITEVPDETSAPTLCEFPLARSTGPARARAPWPPAPEEFSHWRANLRQQVLAEVTDFVSARCADELGECGVDVAGEILREFVKGGKCLRSTFMYLGWLCGAPASDAALAATASLELLHAFALLQDDVMDDSPSRRGRPAAHIQFTRWHRERGLSGSSRRFGESAAVLLGDLCLIWADQLLRSTGLDHHHLERAWPRYNAMRTELAIGQFADLAIDLRNLPSMESVLEVARKKSGNYTVRRPLEIGAAMAGCGPRTVALLGQYGSAVGEAFQLRDDILGTFGSPETTGKPNGGDLQERKATSVVVAAYHMGDAATRRQFGELINSDHLDDDALDRWRSLICATGAVSYIEEMISDRVEIARNALNDSGIDVVMRTALADMAGVCTRRAA is encoded by the coding sequence GTGACGATGCAACAGTACGGGCGGACGATCACCGAGGTTCCCGACGAAACCTCGGCGCCGACACTGTGTGAATTCCCGCTGGCAAGATCTACTGGGCCGGCACGCGCGCGAGCGCCCTGGCCTCCCGCGCCCGAGGAATTCAGCCATTGGCGAGCCAACCTGCGGCAGCAGGTGCTCGCCGAGGTCACCGACTTCGTTTCCGCGCGGTGCGCCGACGAATTGGGCGAGTGCGGCGTGGACGTGGCCGGCGAGATCTTGCGGGAATTCGTCAAGGGCGGCAAGTGCCTTAGGTCGACGTTCATGTACCTGGGCTGGCTTTGCGGAGCTCCGGCCAGTGACGCGGCACTGGCGGCGACCGCCAGCCTGGAACTGCTGCACGCCTTTGCGTTGCTTCAGGACGACGTCATGGATGATTCGCCATCCCGCCGCGGCCGTCCCGCGGCCCACATTCAGTTCACCCGCTGGCATCGCGAGCGTGGGCTGTCCGGCTCGTCGCGCCGGTTCGGCGAATCGGCTGCCGTGCTGCTCGGTGACTTGTGCTTGATCTGGGCCGACCAGCTGCTGCGCAGCACCGGGCTCGATCACCACCACCTCGAGCGGGCATGGCCACGCTACAACGCCATGCGCACCGAACTGGCCATCGGCCAATTCGCCGATCTGGCAATCGATTTGCGCAATCTGCCCAGCATGGAATCGGTGCTGGAGGTAGCCCGCAAGAAGTCCGGCAACTACACGGTACGCCGCCCCCTCGAGATCGGCGCCGCAATGGCCGGGTGCGGTCCGCGCACGGTCGCCTTGCTCGGCCAATACGGTTCGGCGGTCGGCGAGGCTTTTCAGCTTCGCGACGACATCCTCGGCACCTTCGGTTCACCCGAGACCACCGGCAAGCCCAATGGCGGCGATCTGCAGGAACGCAAGGCCACCAGTGTGGTGGTCGCGGCCTATCACATGGGCGACGCCGCGACACGTCGCCAATTCGGCGAGCTGATCAACAGCGACCACCTCGACGACGACGCGCTCGACCGGTGGCGGAGCTTGATCTGCGCCACCGGGGCGGTGTCGTACATCGAAGAAATGATCAGCGACCGGGTCGAGATCGCACGAAACGCATTGAACGACAGCGGTATCGATGTCGTGATGCGAACCGCGCTGGCCGACATGGCCGGTGTGTGCACACGGCGCGCCGCGTGA
- a CDS encoding MarR family winged helix-turn-helix transcriptional regulator, with translation MTKRGAADRRPDRAELEHLMSADMRAITAQSDRIGRHFARRNEVSGNDFHALLHIMVAETAGTPLTLAALRQRMDVSPPAITYLVDRMIEAGHIRREPDPADRRKQLLRYEESGMELARSFFTPLGEQLRSAMAELPDRDLQAAHRVFAAMISAMSKFEAQLEATAQRHSSPDAEPATATKVRRRVPQKNTT, from the coding sequence GTGACAAAGCGCGGCGCTGCTGATCGGCGACCAGACCGAGCAGAACTTGAGCATTTGATGTCAGCCGACATGCGCGCCATCACCGCGCAATCCGACCGCATCGGCCGCCACTTCGCCCGCAGGAACGAGGTAAGCGGCAACGATTTTCACGCGTTACTGCACATCATGGTCGCGGAAACCGCGGGGACTCCGCTGACACTCGCCGCGCTGCGGCAGCGGATGGATGTGTCACCTCCTGCGATCACCTATCTCGTCGATCGGATGATCGAGGCCGGTCACATCCGGCGTGAGCCGGATCCCGCGGACCGCCGCAAGCAGTTGCTTCGCTACGAAGAATCGGGAATGGAGTTGGCTCGATCCTTTTTCACCCCGCTCGGCGAGCAACTGCGCTCGGCCATGGCCGAATTGCCGGACCGCGATCTACAGGCCGCCCATCGGGTCTTCGCCGCCATGATCTCGGCGATGTCGAAGTTTGAAGCCCAACTCGAAGCCACAGCCCAACGCCACTCGTCCCCAGACGCAGAGCCGGCCACGGCGACCAAGGTCCGCCGCCGCGTGCCACAGAAGAACACCACCTGA
- a CDS encoding DUF3140 domain-containing protein, whose protein sequence is MAVKDDDTATWSDFRETVNMTARELEKWLDTDKSRGVVQKSS, encoded by the coding sequence ATGGCCGTCAAGGACGACGACACCGCCACATGGTCTGACTTTCGCGAAACCGTCAACATGACGGCACGCGAACTGGAGAAGTGGCTCGACACCGACAAGTCTCGCGGCGTGGTCCAGAAGTCGAGCTGA
- a CDS encoding DUF2945 domain-containing protein, which yields MSDKEFHKFHKGDKVTWKNHGTTVHGEVERKITADTEAAGRTVRASKDDPQYQVRSDKTGRDAVHKPGALHPEN from the coding sequence ATGAGCGACAAGGAGTTCCACAAATTTCACAAGGGCGACAAGGTCACCTGGAAAAATCACGGCACCACCGTGCACGGCGAGGTGGAACGGAAGATCACTGCTGACACCGAAGCCGCGGGTCGTACCGTGCGGGCATCGAAGGATGACCCGCAGTACCAGGTGCGTAGCGACAAGACCGGCCGCGATGCCGTGCACAAGCCGGGTGCGCTGCACCCCGAAAACTGA
- a CDS encoding DUF2867 domain-containing protein, whose protein sequence is MDCVVFGATGYLGMRLVPALLSEGHRVRLLARDPSKLDDVPWRDQVEVSQGDVSDADSVRKALEGQQVLYYLVHSMMRPDFVQFDHDAACTVAEAAKAADLSRIVYVGGIIPEGQELSDHLASREEVGKLLRQSGVPTVELRAAAIIGAGSASFEMLRYLTDRLPLMVTPRWLRTCVQPIAIRDVLYYLVKSADLPAEVNRPFDIGGPDHFTYTEMIRKYAEIARLPKRLAIPVPVLSPWLSSQWVNVVTPLPRALAVSLMESLENDVVCADHDIADYIPDPDGGLTRYREAVELALSHVRDGDVHTRWWRAEAEDAPSRPLPTDPDWAGGSLYDDVRECHIAADSATAWRAVETAAVESEWSGVPWGWSLRGWLDRKSRGGTSPDAGKNRRSLEHRELHDGESLDRWLVERVEGPRFLRLRAEVRLPGRLWLELSVRPDDDGGSVLRQRAVFQPYGLAGQAFWNGLAPARKAFLAGIARDVSAIARTLADRGAELTPHGK, encoded by the coding sequence ATGGACTGTGTCGTGTTCGGCGCCACCGGCTATCTCGGCATGCGATTAGTGCCGGCGCTGCTATCCGAGGGGCACCGGGTCCGGCTATTGGCGCGTGATCCGAGCAAGCTCGACGACGTGCCCTGGCGTGACCAAGTGGAGGTGTCACAGGGCGACGTCAGCGACGCGGACAGTGTGCGAAAGGCACTCGAGGGTCAGCAGGTTCTCTATTACCTGGTGCACTCGATGATGCGGCCTGACTTCGTTCAGTTCGACCACGACGCCGCGTGCACCGTCGCCGAGGCCGCCAAGGCCGCCGACCTGTCCCGCATCGTCTATGTCGGCGGCATCATCCCCGAGGGGCAAGAGCTTTCAGACCACCTTGCTTCCCGCGAAGAGGTGGGCAAGCTGCTGCGTCAGTCGGGCGTGCCCACCGTCGAGTTGCGCGCGGCCGCGATCATCGGGGCGGGCTCGGCCAGCTTCGAGATGCTGCGGTACCTGACCGATCGACTCCCGCTCATGGTCACCCCGCGCTGGCTGCGCACTTGCGTGCAGCCCATCGCGATACGCGACGTGCTGTATTACCTGGTGAAGTCGGCCGATTTGCCGGCTGAGGTGAATCGGCCCTTCGATATCGGCGGTCCCGACCACTTCACGTACACCGAGATGATCCGCAAATACGCCGAGATTGCCCGTCTACCGAAACGGTTGGCGATACCGGTGCCGGTGCTAAGTCCCTGGCTCTCCTCGCAGTGGGTGAATGTGGTTACCCCGCTCCCCCGCGCCCTGGCGGTCTCGCTGATGGAGTCCCTGGAGAACGATGTGGTGTGCGCCGACCATGACATCGCGGATTACATTCCCGACCCCGACGGCGGCCTGACGCGTTACCGGGAGGCTGTCGAACTGGCGTTGTCTCATGTGCGTGACGGCGATGTGCACACCCGCTGGTGGCGCGCCGAGGCCGAAGACGCGCCATCGCGGCCGCTGCCCACCGACCCGGACTGGGCGGGTGGATCGCTGTATGACGACGTGCGGGAATGTCACATTGCGGCTGATTCGGCGACGGCGTGGCGTGCCGTCGAGACCGCCGCCGTCGAAAGCGAATGGTCGGGCGTCCCCTGGGGCTGGTCGCTGCGCGGCTGGCTTGATCGCAAGTCACGGGGCGGCACCTCCCCCGACGCGGGAAAGAATCGCCGCTCACTCGAGCACCGCGAATTGCACGACGGAGAATCACTGGACCGGTGGCTGGTCGAACGAGTCGAGGGACCGCGGTTTCTTCGGCTGCGGGCCGAGGTGCGACTTCCAGGACGCCTTTGGCTGGAGCTCTCCGTTCGTCCCGATGACGACGGCGGCTCGGTACTTCGCCAGCGCGCCGTCTTTCAACCCTATGGCCTTGCCGGACAAGCGTTTTGGAACGGCTTGGCACCGGCCCGCAAGGCGTTCCTGGCCGGCATCGCCCGAGACGTCAGCGCCATCGCCCGGACGCTGGCCGACCGCGGCGCCGAGCTGACACCACATGGAAAGTGA
- a CDS encoding SRPBCC family protein encodes MGSHISAAIEVRRSIETVYQQMTRFESFPQFIEGVVEVQQLDDTHLFCRIDVGTATRGLYIAITEQRAQDRVAWRSDDGGPAHSGSLSFQRIGDGATRVTAHMTIDPTAFADNAANRLGLLDRRMRSGLDEFKQFIESKGAQSK; translated from the coding sequence ATGGGCAGTCACATCTCGGCGGCGATAGAGGTGCGTCGCTCGATTGAGACTGTGTACCAACAGATGACCCGGTTCGAATCGTTTCCCCAGTTCATCGAGGGTGTGGTCGAAGTGCAGCAACTCGATGACACACACCTGTTTTGTCGCATCGATGTGGGCACCGCAACCCGGGGGCTCTACATCGCCATCACCGAGCAGCGGGCGCAAGACCGAGTTGCCTGGCGGTCGGACGACGGCGGACCGGCGCACTCGGGATCGCTGAGCTTCCAGCGAATTGGCGACGGGGCGACACGGGTGACAGCTCACATGACCATCGACCCGACCGCTTTTGCCGACAATGCGGCCAACCGGTTGGGCCTACTGGACAGGCGGATGCGAAGCGGCCTGGACGAGTTCAAGCAATTTATCGAAAGTAAAGGGGCGCAAAGCAAGTGA
- a CDS encoding phosphodiesterase, which produces MYTPKLTTFHEKSGLARGSIDRVAPEGQGLPIGTTEVIVRVSKAVGTPGALPDAVGFALRLPPQHSGEKPWDALLVTAGSNPLARIVALRPVGSWSGHTMTNLMPLQYQGHNWWLRARIATDIAGPGLSVDNFRNCLESGEIEVTLDQACGTGGFTSLVRITLTEAIPPDSDVSFDPVLNTAPGVKLFPGWLADLRASAYARSRDGRDGG; this is translated from the coding sequence ATCTACACCCCGAAACTCACAACGTTTCACGAAAAATCCGGGTTAGCGCGCGGCTCAATTGATCGTGTCGCGCCAGAGGGCCAAGGACTGCCGATCGGTACGACCGAGGTCATCGTCCGCGTGTCGAAAGCCGTTGGGACGCCTGGTGCGTTACCGGATGCCGTCGGTTTTGCGCTGCGCTTGCCACCGCAGCATTCCGGAGAAAAGCCGTGGGACGCATTGTTGGTCACGGCCGGTTCTAACCCGTTGGCCAGGATTGTCGCGCTGCGGCCGGTCGGTTCGTGGTCCGGACACACCATGACGAACCTCATGCCGCTGCAGTATCAGGGCCACAATTGGTGGTTGCGGGCCCGCATCGCCACCGATATAGCCGGCCCAGGCTTGTCGGTGGACAATTTCCGCAATTGCCTGGAAAGCGGCGAAATAGAGGTAACGCTCGATCAAGCCTGCGGCACGGGCGGTTTCACTTCGCTGGTGCGGATCACGTTGACCGAGGCCATCCCGCCCGACTCCGACGTGTCATTCGACCCGGTGCTGAACACGGCCCCCGGAGTGAAGCTGTTCCCGGGATGGCTCGCCGACCTGCGCGCAAGTGCATACGCGCGCAGTCGCGACGGCAGGGACGGCGGTTAG
- the mbp1 gene encoding microaggregate-binding protein 1, with translation MAQKSGPLEAVSSVVEGAKGLVKQIIGLVTGNQRLADEAKAQQDKADAQKEAAKREAEAESARAGAKAAAKRQKANQ, from the coding sequence ATGGCACAAAAAAGTGGACCCCTAGAAGCCGTCAGCAGCGTTGTCGAAGGCGCCAAAGGCCTGGTGAAGCAAATCATCGGGTTGGTGACCGGTAACCAGCGGTTGGCTGACGAAGCAAAAGCACAGCAGGACAAGGCCGATGCGCAGAAAGAGGCCGCCAAGCGTGAAGCCGAAGCCGAATCGGCTCGCGCCGGCGCGAAGGCCGCAGCCAAGCGCCAGAAGGCCAATCAGTAA
- a CDS encoding TIGR01777 family oxidoreductase: protein MGLEYATVVDAARDDVFDWHARPGAFTRLSPPWQPLRLVSEAESLKDGRAILALPGGLRWIAQHQAGSYDPPTCFVDDLSSDGLASLPPRIIRRWRHTHLFEDAGPNRTRVIDRLDTPVPARALRPMFAYRHRQLADDLAAHQLAAEQGLMPLSIAVTGASGLVGTALTAFLSTGGHRVIRLVRHQPQSSQERRWDPDHPDPDLLAGVDAVVHLAGASIAGRFTDKHRNTIRDSRIGPTRRLAELVARTSDGPKVFVCASAIGYYGHDRGDETLSEDSDRGDGFLADVVAEWEEATTPAEQKARVVRVRTGIVQSPAGGTLRLMRPLFSAGLGGRLGNGQQWLSWIGIDDLIDVYHRALWDTTLTGPVNAVAPQPVRNADYTRSLAKALRRPAVLPVPALGPRVLLGEQGARELACASQRVEPHRLAQAGHRFRWPELDSALRHLLGRNR from the coding sequence ATGGGGCTGGAATATGCGACCGTGGTCGATGCGGCGCGCGACGACGTATTCGACTGGCACGCGCGCCCGGGCGCCTTCACCCGGCTGTCGCCGCCGTGGCAGCCGCTGCGTCTGGTCAGCGAGGCTGAGTCGCTCAAGGACGGACGGGCAATCCTCGCGCTGCCGGGGGGCTTACGCTGGATCGCCCAACATCAGGCCGGTTCGTACGATCCGCCAACATGTTTCGTGGACGATCTCAGCAGCGATGGCCTGGCGTCGCTGCCGCCCCGGATCATCCGGCGCTGGCGCCACACCCACCTTTTCGAAGACGCCGGGCCGAACCGGACCAGGGTCATCGACCGGCTGGACACTCCCGTACCTGCCCGCGCCTTGCGGCCGATGTTCGCGTACCGCCACCGCCAACTCGCCGACGACCTGGCCGCGCACCAACTCGCCGCCGAGCAAGGCTTGATGCCGTTGTCGATCGCTGTGACGGGCGCTTCGGGGCTGGTCGGGACGGCGCTGACAGCGTTTCTGAGCACCGGAGGGCACCGCGTCATCCGTCTTGTCCGCCACCAGCCGCAGTCCTCGCAGGAACGCCGTTGGGATCCGGATCATCCGGACCCGGACTTGCTTGCCGGCGTTGACGCGGTCGTTCACCTGGCCGGGGCATCGATAGCCGGGCGGTTCACCGACAAGCACCGAAATACCATCCGCGACAGCCGGATTGGGCCGACACGCCGGCTCGCCGAACTCGTGGCACGCACCTCCGACGGGCCCAAAGTGTTCGTCTGCGCGTCGGCGATCGGGTACTACGGGCACGACCGCGGCGACGAAACCCTGTCCGAGGACAGCGATCGCGGCGACGGGTTTCTGGCCGACGTCGTTGCCGAGTGGGAAGAGGCGACGACGCCGGCCGAGCAGAAGGCGCGGGTGGTCCGGGTGCGCACCGGCATCGTGCAATCCCCCGCCGGCGGGACACTGCGGCTGATGCGTCCCCTGTTCAGCGCCGGGCTCGGCGGCCGGCTGGGCAACGGTCAACAGTGGCTGTCCTGGATCGGCATCGACGACCTGATCGATGTGTACCACCGCGCGCTCTGGGACACCACCCTGACAGGTCCGGTGAATGCCGTTGCCCCTCAACCGGTTCGCAATGCCGACTACACGCGGTCCCTGGCCAAGGCACTGCGGCGTCCGGCGGTGCTGCCGGTGCCGGCGCTGGGCCCCAGGGTCTTGCTCGGTGAGCAGGGCGCTCGCGAGCTGGCCTGCGCCAGTCAACGGGTGGAGCCGCACCGGCTGGCCCAAGCCGGGCACCGATTCCGCTGGCCGGAACTCGATTCGGCGTTGCGTCACTTGCTTGGCCGCAACAGGTGA
- a CDS encoding SDR family NAD(P)-dependent oxidoreductase has translation MGVRNGILSLLDTAVDTALDRTVVPGYSRIGYRVRRAGWPADPPEGALRGRTALVTGANRGLGKAIAEGLARLGATVLLTVRDREKGEQARAEIIADDPDALVQVEVCDVSDLGGVQIFATDLMRRIPRLDVLIHNAGVLPESRTETVDRHEVTLATHVLGPMLLTECLVPVLAESGDARVILVSSGGMYTQSLPVADPEYRYGRYRGTTAYARTKRLQVAFTPILAQRWAPHHIGVYAMHPGWADTPGVAAALPRFRSLTGRLLRTPEEGADTAIWLAATDPAPPTGGFWHDRRPRPQHYLPLTGYSNRDRDIVWRYCAGVVGLDEPSGMPSWL, from the coding sequence ATGGGTGTTCGTAACGGGATACTTTCCTTGCTCGACACCGCGGTGGACACCGCGCTCGACCGGACCGTCGTCCCCGGGTACTCGCGAATCGGCTACCGGGTGCGGCGAGCCGGCTGGCCGGCTGATCCCCCGGAGGGGGCGCTCCGCGGTCGCACCGCGCTGGTCACCGGCGCCAATCGCGGGCTCGGCAAGGCGATCGCCGAGGGTTTGGCTCGGCTGGGCGCGACCGTGCTGCTGACGGTGCGCGATCGGGAAAAGGGCGAACAGGCGCGGGCGGAGATCATCGCCGACGACCCGGACGCGCTGGTCCAGGTGGAAGTCTGCGACGTGTCCGACTTGGGTGGCGTGCAGATCTTTGCCACGGATCTGATGCGGCGGATTCCGCGGCTCGACGTGCTCATCCATAACGCCGGCGTGCTGCCGGAGAGCCGCACCGAGACCGTCGACAGGCACGAGGTGACGCTGGCCACCCACGTGTTGGGCCCGATGCTGCTGACCGAATGTCTGGTCCCGGTTCTGGCGGAATCCGGCGACGCTCGGGTGATCCTGGTGTCCTCGGGCGGGATGTACACCCAATCGTTGCCCGTTGCCGACCCGGAATACCGCTACGGGCGATACCGGGGCACCACGGCGTATGCACGAACGAAACGCCTGCAGGTGGCGTTCACCCCGATCCTGGCCCAGCGCTGGGCGCCGCACCACATCGGGGTGTACGCCATGCATCCCGGGTGGGCCGATACGCCCGGCGTGGCCGCGGCGCTGCCGCGTTTCCGAAGCCTCACCGGACGGTTGTTGCGGACCCCCGAAGAGGGGGCCGATACCGCCATCTGGCTCGCCGCGACCGACCCGGCGCCGCCCACCGGTGGTTTTTGGCACGACCGCCGGCCCCGTCCTCAGCACTACCTACCGCTGACCGGGTACAGCAACCGCGACCGCGACATCGTCTGGCGCTACTGCGCCGGAGTGGTCGGATTGGACGAACCCAGCGGGATGCCCTCCTGGCTCTGA
- a CDS encoding glycosyltransferase family 4 protein, translated as MKILMVSWEYPPVVIGGLGRHVHHLSTALAEAGHDVVVLSRRPTGTDPSTHPSSDEISEGVRVIAAAQDPHEFTFGSDMMAWTLAMGHAMIRAGMSLKRHGSDRPWRPDVVHAHDWLVAHPAIALAQFYDVPMVTTMHATEAGRHSGWVSGAISRQVHAIESWLARESDSLITCSASMHDEISELFGPGLAQITVIRNGIDAARWPFAPRRKRTGPPELLFLGRLEYEKGVQDAIAALPRIRRHHPGTTLTIAGEGTQQEWLLEQARKHKVLKATRFVGHLGHDELLAVLHRADAAVLPSHYEPFGLVALEAAAAGTPLVTSNIGGLGEAVINGQTGVSCPPRDVAALAVAVRSVLDDPAAAQRRARAARERLTADFAWQTVAKETAQVYLAAKRGERQPQPRLPIVEHALPDR; from the coding sequence ATGAAGATTTTGATGGTTTCTTGGGAGTACCCGCCGGTCGTCATCGGCGGCCTGGGCCGGCATGTCCACCACCTGTCGACCGCCCTTGCCGAGGCGGGCCACGACGTCGTCGTGCTGTCCCGCAGACCCACCGGCACCGATCCCAGCACGCACCCGTCGTCGGATGAGATCAGCGAGGGTGTGCGGGTGATCGCGGCCGCTCAGGATCCGCACGAATTTACCTTCGGCAGCGACATGATGGCCTGGACGCTGGCGATGGGCCACGCCATGATCCGCGCCGGCATGTCCCTCAAGAGACACGGCAGTGACCGCCCATGGCGACCGGACGTGGTGCATGCGCACGACTGGCTGGTCGCGCATCCGGCCATCGCGCTTGCCCAGTTCTATGACGTGCCAATGGTTACCACCATGCACGCGACGGAGGCCGGTCGGCATTCCGGCTGGGTCAGCGGCGCCATCAGCCGTCAGGTGCACGCCATCGAGTCGTGGCTGGCGCGTGAATCCGATTCGCTGATCACGTGTTCGGCCTCGATGCACGACGAGATCTCCGAACTCTTCGGTCCGGGTTTGGCGCAGATCACGGTGATCCGCAACGGCATTGACGCGGCACGCTGGCCGTTCGCCCCGCGCCGCAAGCGCACCGGACCACCCGAGTTGCTGTTCTTGGGACGGCTGGAATACGAAAAGGGCGTACAGGACGCCATTGCCGCGCTGCCCCGAATCCGGCGTCACCACCCGGGTACCACGCTGACCATCGCCGGGGAGGGCACCCAGCAGGAGTGGCTGCTCGAACAGGCCCGTAAACACAAGGTGCTCAAGGCAACCCGGTTCGTCGGGCACCTCGGTCACGACGAACTGCTTGCCGTGTTGCACCGGGCCGATGCGGCCGTACTGCCCAGCCACTACGAGCCGTTCGGTCTGGTGGCGCTGGAGGCCGCCGCGGCCGGGACGCCGTTGGTGACGTCCAATATCGGCGGCCTGGGTGAAGCGGTGATCAACGGACAGACCGGAGTGTCTTGCCCCCCTCGCGATGTCGCGGCACTGGCGGTGGCGGTGCGTTCGGTGCTGGACGATCCGGCAGCCGCGCAACGGCGTGCGCGCGCGGCCCGGGAACGGCTTACCGCGGATTTCGCGTGGCAGACCGTGGCGAAGGAGACCGCGCAGGTCTACCTGGCGGCCAAGCGCGGCGAGCGCCAACCACAGCCCCGGTTGCCCATCGTCGAGCACGCACTCCCCGACCGGTAG